Within the [Enterobacter] lignolyticus SCF1 genome, the region TTAGTGCAGCCATTTATTTCTGTTACTGATTATTCTCTTTTATTTAAGGATTTAACGCATGGATTTTCATACCATTAATGACGTCAATGGTGACGTCATGCATGCCTTTACCTTCGCGCAGCAAACGAGGCCGCTATCGGCCCAGCAGGTTTTGTTTAATGCGCTTACTCCGGTAAGCCAGCCCTTTTTTATCGCGGCAGGCGAGACGTATCAATTTAGTCCGGATCGGGAAAGCGCCGGGATCGTGCTGTTATCCACTGGAATTGGCTCGGTATGCCATAAAGAAAATCATCTCTACATCTCTTCCGCATTTGCCCCCACCGTGCTGGGATTAATTGACGGCTATAGCCTTTATTACAATGTCCCGGCCCGGCCGCAGCATTATTTTTATGCTGAAACGGATTGCGAAGGTTATTTCGTGCCGCTGAATAAGTTTGTTGAGATTGCGGATGAACAAAACCTCTGGCATGACGTTGCCCGGATTCTGGCGCACCGCTTAATTGTGATGAGCGCGCGCGAGCAGGAGCTGGTCGGTGTTGATTCCTATCTTAAGGTGCGCTCGCTGATTCTGGAGCTGTGGACCTACCCGGAGGAGTATCGCAAAGGGATTAATGTGGTGAGCTTCATACAGCGGCGTA harbors:
- a CDS encoding winged helix-turn-helix transcriptional regulator — translated: MDFHTINDVNGDVMHAFTFAQQTRPLSAQQVLFNALTPVSQPFFIAAGETYQFSPDRESAGIVLLSTGIGSVCHKENHLYISSAFAPTVLGLIDGYSLYYNVPARPQHYFYAETDCEGYFVPLNKFVEIADEQNLWHDVARILAHRLIVMSAREQELVGVDSYLKVRSLILELWTYPEEYRKGINVVSFIQRRTGLSRSRTMTFLSELRKGGYITIVRGKLTSVDQKLPVAY